One segment of Planctomycetota bacterium DNA contains the following:
- a CDS encoding aspartate carbamoyltransferase catalytic subunit: MPTAPFTTEAPPAWRHRHLLDLERLDAAEIELLLDTAGRFKEATDGCRTKLAVLGGRTVVNLFFENSTRTRTSFALAARRLGADVVDFSASASSLAKGESFIDTARNLEAMGIDVVVVRHATPGTPHLLARHLAAGVINAGDGPHEHPTQGLLDIFSIRERRGSLAGCTVGLVGDIAHSRTARSNLHGLLALGAKVILCGPPTLVSPRWEELGAEVSHDLDAIIPRCDVLNLLRIQFERQNTRPFPSVREYAALYAMTGERLRRARPELLILAPGPINRGVEMTADVADCPQSVILDQVTNGLAVRMAVLWLSCNARPAAAAGGQG; this comes from the coding sequence ATGCCCACCGCTCCGTTCACCACCGAAGCCCCCCCCGCGTGGCGGCACCGTCACCTCCTCGACCTCGAGCGGCTCGACGCCGCCGAGATCGAACTGCTCCTCGACACCGCCGGGCGGTTCAAGGAGGCGACCGACGGCTGCCGCACCAAGCTCGCAGTCCTCGGCGGCCGGACGGTCGTGAATCTGTTTTTCGAGAACTCCACCCGCACCCGCACCAGCTTCGCCCTCGCCGCCCGGCGGCTAGGCGCCGACGTGGTCGACTTCTCGGCCTCGGCCAGCAGCCTCGCCAAGGGGGAGTCGTTCATCGACACGGCGAGGAACCTCGAAGCGATGGGGATCGACGTCGTCGTCGTCCGCCACGCCACGCCGGGCACGCCCCACCTCCTGGCGCGGCACCTCGCCGCCGGCGTGATCAACGCCGGCGACGGTCCCCACGAGCACCCCACCCAGGGGTTGCTCGACATCTTCTCGATCCGTGAACGGCGCGGGAGCCTGGCCGGGTGCACGGTGGGCCTCGTCGGCGACATCGCCCACAGCCGCACGGCGCGCTCGAACCTCCACGGGCTCCTTGCCCTCGGCGCGAAGGTGATCCTTTGCGGCCCGCCGACGCTCGTCTCGCCGCGCTGGGAGGAGCTCGGCGCCGAGGTCTCGCACGACCTCGACGCGATCATCCCTCGCTGCGACGTGCTCAACCTGCTGCGGATCCAGTTCGAGCGGCAGAACACGCGACCTTTCCCGTCGGTTCGCGAATATGCCGCGCTGTACGCGATGACCGGCGAGCGCCTCCGCCGGGCCCGCCCCGAGCTGCTGATCCTCGCCCCCGGTCCGATCAATCGGGGCGTGGAGATGACCGCCGACGTCGCCGACTGCCCGCAGTCGGTGATCCTCGACCAGGTGACCAACGGCCTGGCGGTGCGGATGGCGGTGTTGTGGCTGTCGTGCAACGCCCGGCCGGCGGCCGCGGCGGGAGGGCAGGGCTGA
- a CDS encoding dihydroorotase, translated as MGTLLVRGGRVIDPAQGIDRVDDVLVRDGVVAAIGRAAGPTDESLDAAGMIVAPGLVDMHVHLREPGREEDETIETGTRAALAGGFTSVACIPNTEPPIDTQAAVGFIHQKAARADACNVFVVGCVSRDRAGKELADIGALFEAGAVAFSDDGAPVYDAELMRRALEYCRMFDVPILAHEEVLELTRGGVMHEGAVSLALGLGGWPAAAEEIMIGRDIALAAFTGGRLHVMHVTTAGGVAQVREAKARGIRVTAEACPHHFTLTDEALRSFDANCKMSPPLRTAADVEAIIAGLADGTIDCIATDHAPHAREKKMLELDRAPFGILGLETAVGLAVTRLVATGRLDWPRLVDALSTAPARILGVPRGTLRPGAVADITVIDPDVTWQVDVGSFRSKSVNSPFHGWTLRGRAAATIVAGRVKFRR; from the coding sequence ATGGGAACGCTCCTGGTGCGCGGCGGACGGGTGATCGATCCGGCGCAGGGGATCGACCGGGTCGACGACGTGCTGGTGCGCGACGGCGTGGTGGCGGCGATCGGCCGGGCAGCCGGGCCGACTGACGAATCGCTCGACGCCGCCGGGATGATCGTGGCACCGGGGCTGGTCGACATGCACGTCCATCTCCGCGAGCCGGGGCGCGAGGAGGACGAGACGATCGAGACCGGCACCCGTGCCGCCCTCGCCGGCGGGTTCACGAGCGTCGCCTGCATCCCCAACACCGAGCCGCCGATCGACACCCAGGCGGCGGTCGGCTTCATCCACCAGAAGGCCGCCCGCGCCGATGCCTGCAACGTGTTCGTCGTCGGCTGCGTGAGCCGCGACCGGGCGGGGAAGGAGTTGGCCGACATCGGCGCGCTGTTCGAAGCGGGCGCGGTGGCGTTCAGCGACGACGGGGCACCCGTCTACGACGCCGAGCTGATGCGCCGGGCACTGGAATACTGCCGGATGTTCGACGTCCCGATCCTCGCCCACGAGGAAGTCCTCGAGCTGACCCGCGGCGGCGTGATGCACGAGGGGGCGGTGTCGCTGGCGCTCGGCCTCGGCGGCTGGCCGGCGGCGGCCGAGGAGATCATGATCGGCCGCGACATCGCCCTGGCCGCGTTCACCGGCGGGCGGCTGCACGTGATGCACGTCACGACCGCCGGCGGCGTGGCGCAGGTCCGCGAGGCGAAGGCGCGCGGGATCCGCGTCACGGCGGAGGCCTGCCCGCACCACTTCACGCTCACCGACGAGGCGCTGCGCTCGTTCGACGCCAACTGCAAGATGAGCCCGCCGCTGCGCACGGCCGCCGACGTCGAGGCGATCATCGCCGGACTCGCCGACGGGACGATCGACTGCATCGCCACCGACCATGCCCCGCACGCCCGCGAGAAGAAGATGCTCGAGCTCGACCGGGCGCCGTTCGGAATCCTCGGCCTCGAGACCGCCGTCGGGCTGGCGGTGACGCGGCTGGTGGCGACGGGGCGGCTCGACTGGCCGCGGCTCGTCGACGCCCTCAGCACCGCTCCGGCGCGGATCCTCGGCGTGCCACGCGGCACGCTCCGCCCCGGTGCCGTGGCCGACATCACCGTCATCGATCCCGACGTCACCTGGCAGGTCGACGTCGGCTCCTTCCGGTCGAAGAGCGTCAATTCGCCGTTTCACGGCTGGACGCTCCGGGGCCGGGCCGCCGCGACGATCGTCGCCGGGCGCGTGAAGTTCCGCCGCTGA
- a CDS encoding FHA domain-containing protein has translation MVTSAHLIVCDPESGAVPVRLVDGQRVTLGRASGNAIVIRDERASRCHAEIFAVDGQWRIRDLDSRNGTKVAGEPISGDRVLATGDVIRIGKTEIAFGLGDPPTNGSGAAGPPSSGMSTDRLPDVLQQWQASITHRRTETRLLEAIRESAASVPRVGRAAAELCRLAFALGQAGDLRTVAELALSTALEGCGARRGIVFLPDGVAGAGDRVKVESLEPLASLPEPWPADSIPRAAAAAVMKMNEAIVAHEAARRAGGASSMSAPIRADGRTIGVLHVERQPGEREGTPDDLEFLLAVGNALGMAVANLQAREALSVKLATTVDENARLKARLREESRMVGVSRSLGTIVGQIGKVAGTKATVLVRGESGAGKELVARAIHEASERRGGPFVCLNCAALSETLLESELFGHEKGAFTGATERKVGKFEQAHRGTIFLDEIGEMSPAIQAKFLRVLEGHPYERVGGQSRVQVDVRVVAATNRDLEKGVAAGEFRRDLYFRLRVVEILVPPLRHRADDIEPLARHFLARFVAETGQLVRDFTPAALEAMRRYHWPGNIRELRNCIERAVTLATTPLIDVADLVFSELGSSGDTGRVATAAPRYVAATLEEVERRHVMATLTATGGNKTKAAMILGIERSTLDRKLARWAADGDAEPRRPRRGD, from the coding sequence ATGGTCACTAGCGCACACCTGATCGTCTGCGATCCCGAGTCCGGCGCGGTGCCGGTGCGGCTCGTCGACGGCCAGCGTGTCACGCTCGGCCGGGCCAGCGGCAACGCGATCGTCATCCGCGACGAGCGTGCCAGCCGCTGCCATGCCGAGATCTTCGCGGTCGACGGGCAGTGGCGGATCCGCGACCTCGACAGCCGCAACGGGACGAAGGTCGCCGGTGAACCGATCAGCGGCGACCGTGTCCTCGCCACCGGCGACGTGATCCGGATCGGCAAGACCGAGATCGCGTTCGGCCTCGGGGACCCGCCGACCAACGGCAGCGGTGCCGCCGGTCCCCCTTCCAGTGGCATGTCGACCGACCGCCTTCCCGACGTGCTCCAGCAGTGGCAGGCGTCGATCACCCACCGGCGCACCGAGACGCGCCTCCTCGAGGCGATCCGCGAGTCGGCGGCGAGCGTGCCCCGCGTCGGCCGGGCGGCGGCCGAGTTGTGCCGGTTGGCGTTCGCGCTCGGCCAGGCGGGTGATCTGCGTACGGTCGCCGAGCTGGCGCTTTCGACGGCGCTGGAGGGATGCGGGGCCCGGCGCGGGATCGTGTTCCTGCCCGACGGCGTGGCCGGTGCCGGCGATCGCGTGAAGGTCGAGTCGCTCGAGCCGCTGGCGTCGCTCCCCGAGCCCTGGCCTGCCGACTCGATCCCGCGCGCCGCCGCCGCAGCGGTGATGAAGATGAACGAGGCGATCGTCGCCCACGAGGCGGCGCGCCGCGCCGGCGGCGCGTCGAGCATGTCGGCGCCGATCCGCGCCGACGGGCGGACGATCGGCGTGCTCCACGTCGAGCGGCAGCCGGGTGAGCGCGAGGGGACGCCCGACGATCTCGAGTTCCTCCTCGCCGTCGGCAACGCCCTGGGGATGGCGGTCGCCAACCTCCAGGCGCGCGAGGCCCTGTCTGTGAAGCTGGCGACCACCGTCGACGAGAATGCCCGCCTCAAGGCCCGGCTCCGCGAGGAATCGCGGATGGTGGGGGTGAGCCGGTCGTTAGGGACGATCGTCGGTCAGATCGGCAAGGTGGCCGGCACGAAGGCCACGGTGCTGGTCCGCGGCGAGAGCGGCGCCGGCAAGGAGCTCGTCGCCCGCGCGATCCACGAGGCGAGCGAGCGGCGCGGCGGGCCGTTCGTCTGCCTCAACTGCGCCGCCCTCTCGGAGACGCTGCTGGAGAGCGAGCTGTTCGGCCACGAAAAGGGAGCGTTCACCGGGGCCACCGAGCGGAAGGTGGGGAAGTTCGAGCAGGCCCACCGCGGCACGATCTTCCTCGACGAGATCGGGGAGATGAGCCCGGCGATCCAGGCCAAGTTCCTCCGCGTCCTCGAGGGGCACCCCTACGAGCGCGTCGGCGGCCAGTCGCGCGTCCAGGTCGACGTCCGCGTCGTCGCCGCCACCAACCGCGATCTCGAAAAGGGGGTGGCCGCCGGCGAGTTCCGCCGCGACCTCTACTTCCGCCTCCGGGTCGTCGAGATCCTCGTGCCGCCGCTCCGCCACCGGGCCGACGACATCGAGCCGCTCGCCCGCCACTTCCTCGCCCGGTTCGTCGCCGAGACCGGCCAGCTGGTCCGCGACTTCACCCCGGCGGCGCTCGAGGCGATGCGCCGCTACCACTGGCCGGGCAACATCCGCGAGCTGCGCAACTGCATCGAGCGCGCCGTGACGCTCGCGACCACGCCGCTGATCGACGTCGCCGATCTGGTGTTCAGCGAGCTCGGCTCGAGCGGCGACACCGGGCGGGTGGCGACGGCCGCGCCGCGCTACGTCGCCGCGACGCTCGAGGAGGTCGAGCGCCGCCACGTGATGGCGACGCTCACCGCCACCGGCGGCAACAAGACCAAGGCGGCGATGATCCTCGGCATCGAGCGCTCGACGCTCGACCGCAAGCTGGCGCGGTGGGCCGCCGATGGCGATGCCGAGCCGCGCCGCCCGCGGCGCGGCGACTAG
- a CDS encoding DUF1598 domain-containing protein, which translates to MISRGNRVCRVEPGQTSMAAPFKGPDAPSASRRLSMMPLSSSRPTTAGVSRPLAAVVLAALAVVPGVTARAQMGGFGFGQAVGGISIDTSGIVRNLEPGAIAELATKRRDALAKAGGRPTAASELRKVSLARVIAAVEAAATGGKPLPPEVLFLGGLERVTHLFVDPEGHDIVLAGPADAAVVDAAGNVVASNSRRPLLQLEDLVVALRAIDGARDGGMRCSIDPDPAGVTKVQQFLRDQKPVTGRPDTTLRKMEELLGPQRVSVGGVPADSRLARVLVAADYRLKRIGMGLEPSGVTGLPSYVSMLTTAPAGGMLPRFWLEASYDPIARDPDELAWRIGGRRMTCLTENDIVGRDGTVRGAGGTDRRAATWCEAFTSHYDELAEKQPVFAELVNCVDLAVVAALIHGRQLDKRAGLDLTPLLDPARVKVPAYDAPATVPTVASAIERGGRWVVSASGGVQFQPWAFASATVDEADATLSTARGTALAARGGAGSCWWD; encoded by the coding sequence ATGATTTCGCGGGGGAATCGGGTTTGCCGCGTCGAACCGGGCCAGACTAGCATGGCGGCACCGTTCAAGGGGCCGGATGCCCCTTCCGCCAGCCGGAGGCTGTCCATGATGCCGCTGTCGTCGTCCCGGCCCACCACCGCCGGCGTTTCCCGCCCGCTGGCGGCCGTCGTGCTGGCGGCCCTGGCCGTTGTGCCGGGCGTCACGGCTCGCGCCCAGATGGGTGGGTTCGGCTTCGGTCAGGCGGTCGGGGGAATCTCGATCGACACCTCCGGCATCGTCCGCAACCTCGAGCCCGGCGCCATCGCCGAGCTGGCGACGAAGCGCCGCGACGCGCTGGCCAAAGCCGGTGGCCGTCCCACCGCGGCCAGCGAGCTGCGGAAGGTGTCGCTGGCCCGCGTCATCGCCGCCGTCGAAGCGGCCGCGACCGGCGGCAAGCCGCTCCCTCCCGAGGTGCTGTTCCTCGGCGGCCTCGAGCGGGTCACGCACTTGTTCGTCGACCCCGAGGGGCACGACATCGTGCTCGCCGGCCCCGCCGACGCGGCGGTGGTCGATGCCGCCGGCAACGTCGTCGCCTCCAACAGCCGTCGGCCGCTGTTGCAGCTCGAGGACCTGGTCGTCGCGCTCCGCGCCATCGACGGCGCCCGCGACGGCGGGATGCGCTGCTCGATCGACCCCGATCCCGCCGGCGTGACGAAGGTCCAGCAGTTCCTCCGCGACCAGAAACCCGTCACCGGGCGGCCCGACACCACGCTCCGCAAAATGGAGGAGCTGCTCGGTCCGCAGCGGGTCAGCGTCGGCGGCGTGCCCGCCGACAGCCGGCTGGCCCGCGTGCTCGTCGCTGCCGACTACCGGCTCAAGCGGATCGGCATGGGCCTCGAGCCCTCGGGCGTGACCGGGCTGCCGAGCTACGTGTCGATGCTCACGACCGCGCCGGCGGGAGGCATGCTGCCGCGCTTCTGGCTCGAGGCGTCGTACGACCCGATCGCCCGCGATCCCGACGAGCTGGCGTGGCGGATCGGCGGGCGGCGGATGACCTGCCTGACCGAAAACGACATTGTCGGCCGCGACGGCACGGTCCGCGGCGCCGGCGGCACCGACCGCCGCGCGGCGACGTGGTGCGAGGCGTTCACGAGCCACTACGACGAGCTGGCAGAGAAGCAGCCGGTGTTCGCCGAACTGGTCAACTGCGTCGATCTGGCCGTGGTCGCGGCGCTGATCCACGGCCGCCAACTCGACAAGCGCGCCGGGCTCGACCTCACCCCGCTCCTCGATCCGGCGCGCGTCAAGGTCCCCGCCTACGACGCGCCGGCGACCGTGCCGACCGTCGCCAGCGCCATCGAGCGCGGCGGCCGGTGGGTGGTGTCGGCGTCGGGGGGAGTGCAGTTCCAGCCCTGGGCATTCGCCAGCGCCACGGTCGACGAGGCCGATGCGACGCTGTCCACGGCCCGGGGCACCGCCCTGGCCGCCCGTGGCGGCGCCGGCTCCTGCTGGTGGGACTGA
- a CDS encoding H4MPT-linked C1 transfer pathway protein has translation MEPPPMCPPADRRAVLAFDIGGANLKAADGRGDAHAEPFPLWRQPQRLAPRLAELVTERRPGRVVATMTGEIADCYASRAEGVQAIVAAVVAAARPVAAPVAILATDGALVAPEAACAAPLTVAAANWHAVARLAAAQAPAFPAVSIDVGSTTVDVIPLVAGSPAPRAADDVGRLRSGELVYTGVERTPVAALVRRVDRGGIACPVVAERYALSRDAWLLLGGLAEDPADTDTADGRPFTRPLSRARLARMILEDPEAFSSADALALAEACAAAQSRAVARALRRVAAALPAPPAAVVLSGHGDCLARRALGVVGWRVPVVSVAERLGPAVARVAPAHALALVALGELP, from the coding sequence ATGGAGCCGCCGCCGATGTGCCCTCCGGCTGACCGCCGCGCCGTTCTTGCCTTCGACATCGGCGGAGCGAACCTCAAAGCGGCCGACGGGCGCGGCGATGCCCATGCCGAGCCGTTTCCCCTCTGGCGACAGCCGCAGCGCCTCGCCCCCCGCCTCGCCGAGCTCGTCACCGAGCGCCGCCCCGGGCGGGTGGTGGCGACGATGACCGGCGAGATTGCCGACTGCTACGCGAGCCGAGCCGAGGGGGTGCAGGCGATCGTCGCGGCCGTGGTCGCCGCGGCCCGGCCGGTGGCCGCCCCCGTCGCGATCCTCGCCACCGACGGTGCGCTGGTCGCGCCCGAAGCCGCCTGTGCCGCTCCGCTGACCGTCGCCGCCGCGAATTGGCACGCCGTGGCCCGGCTCGCCGCCGCCCAAGCCCCCGCCTTCCCGGCGGTGTCGATCGACGTCGGCTCGACGACGGTCGACGTCATTCCCCTCGTGGCCGGCAGCCCCGCCCCGCGCGCCGCCGACGACGTCGGCCGGCTCCGCTCCGGCGAACTGGTCTACACCGGCGTCGAGCGGACGCCCGTGGCGGCGCTCGTCCGCCGCGTCGATCGCGGCGGGATCGCCTGCCCCGTCGTCGCCGAGCGCTACGCCCTCTCGCGCGATGCCTGGCTCCTCCTCGGCGGTCTGGCCGAGGATCCGGCCGACACCGACACCGCCGACGGCCGGCCGTTCACCCGCCCCCTGTCGCGCGCCAGGCTGGCGCGGATGATCCTCGAGGATCCGGAGGCGTTTTCCAGTGCCGACGCGCTGGCTCTGGCCGAGGCCTGTGCCGCGGCGCAGTCGCGCGCGGTGGCGCGGGCGCTGCGGCGCGTCGCCGCGGCACTGCCCGCGCCCCCGGCGGCAGTCGTTCTCTCCGGGCATGGCGACTGCCTGGCGCGGCGGGCGCTCGGGGTCGTCGGCTGGCGCGTGCCGGTGGTGTCGGTGGCAGAGCGGCTCGGGCCGGCGGTGGCGCGGGTCGCCCCGGCCCACGCGCTGGCGCTGGTCGCGCTCGGGGAATTGCCATGA
- a CDS encoding ATP-grasp domain-containing protein, with protein MRVVLHEWACSGGLHGPQTAPLPSSATLAAVVAEGRAMLAALVADGLRAGEFDLTLLLDASRPPLLSAATGPVHVEPVPRGAELDRLVALGAGADWTLIVAPESDGLLADRVAAVRAAGGRVAAPQGAFIARAADKHATALALAAGGVPVPAGRRLGPDETWPPGFALPAVVKALDGCGGDGFARLDTPADLLPAPRPRRLERHAAGVSVGVSALCGPAGHRILPPVRHLFSAEDRRFLGGRCDLPAALADRAATLAGRAIAALERASAPAAGWVGVDMILGHRDDGDADRVLEVNPRLTTSFVGLARAGSASLLGALLATAAGKVARWPGRRERDGSYAIATPDGAAADVPSG; from the coding sequence GTGCGCGTCGTGCTCCACGAGTGGGCCTGCAGCGGTGGCCTCCACGGTCCGCAGACCGCGCCGCTGCCGTCGTCGGCCACGCTGGCGGCCGTCGTCGCCGAAGGGCGGGCGATGCTCGCGGCCCTCGTCGCCGACGGCCTCCGCGCCGGCGAATTCGACCTCACGCTGCTCCTCGATGCATCCCGGCCGCCGCTGCTCTCGGCGGCGACAGGGCCGGTGCACGTCGAGCCGGTGCCGCGCGGTGCCGAGCTCGACCGGCTCGTCGCCCTCGGCGCCGGGGCCGACTGGACGCTGATCGTCGCCCCGGAGAGCGACGGTCTCCTCGCCGACCGCGTCGCCGCCGTCCGCGCCGCCGGGGGCCGGGTCGCCGCGCCGCAGGGGGCGTTCATCGCCCGCGCCGCCGACAAACACGCGACGGCCCTCGCGCTGGCGGCAGGCGGCGTGCCGGTGCCGGCCGGCCGGCGTCTCGGGCCCGACGAAACCTGGCCGCCGGGATTCGCCCTGCCCGCCGTCGTCAAGGCGCTCGATGGCTGTGGCGGCGACGGTTTCGCGCGTCTCGACACGCCGGCGGATCTGCTCCCCGCGCCGCGCCCGCGGCGGCTCGAACGCCACGCCGCCGGGGTCTCGGTCGGCGTGTCGGCGCTGTGCGGTCCCGCCGGGCACCGCATCCTCCCCCCGGTGCGTCACCTGTTTTCGGCGGAGGACCGGCGGTTTCTCGGCGGCCGCTGCGACCTGCCCGCGGCGCTGGCGGACCGTGCCGCAACCCTCGCCGGCCGGGCGATCGCCGCCCTCGAGCGCGCCAGCGCCCCGGCGGCCGGGTGGGTGGGAGTCGACATGATCCTCGGGCACCGCGACGATGGAGACGCTGACCGCGTCCTCGAGGTCAATCCCCGGCTGACGACGTCGTTCGTCGGGCTGGCCCGAGCGGGGAGCGCGAGCCTGCTAGGCGCCCTGCTGGCGACGGCCGCCGGGAAAGTGGCACGGTGGCCAGGTCGCCGGGAACGTGACGGCAGCTACGCGATCGCGACCCCGGATGGAGCCGCCGCCGATGTGCCCTCCGGCTGA
- a CDS encoding metal-sulfur cluster assembly factor, which produces MPAVRPTRCHEVRVADGGVWIRLRRAPGGGPPPAGSPATAPVAASPAPVASAPRAAPAGGVEPHAVATDGGGEVSEDAVREMLREVKDPELFVNIVDLGLVYGVTVSAAADDPAGRQVSIDMTMTSPACPAGPQLIADTKRAVGRHAAVRGVEVRIVMDPPWTPDRMSDAARDQLGIF; this is translated from the coding sequence ATGCCGGCGGTCCGGCCGACCCGCTGCCACGAGGTGCGCGTCGCCGACGGCGGCGTCTGGATCCGCCTCCGCAGGGCCCCCGGCGGCGGCCCACCGCCGGCGGGAAGCCCCGCGACCGCGCCCGTCGCGGCCAGCCCCGCTCCGGTCGCAAGCGCGCCCCGGGCCGCCCCTGCCGGTGGCGTCGAGCCGCACGCCGTGGCGACCGATGGCGGCGGCGAGGTCTCGGAGGACGCGGTCCGCGAGATGCTCCGCGAGGTCAAGGACCCGGAGCTGTTCGTCAACATCGTCGACCTCGGGCTGGTGTACGGGGTCACGGTCAGTGCGGCGGCCGACGACCCGGCGGGCCGGCAGGTGTCGATCGACATGACGATGACGAGCCCTGCCTGCCCTGCCGGTCCGCAGCTGATCGCCGACACCAAGCGCGCCGTCGGCCGGCACGCGGCCGTCCGCGGCGTCGAGGTGCGGATCGTGATGGATCCCCCCTGGACCCCCGACCGGATGTCCGACGCGGCCCGCGACCAGCTCGGCATCTTTTGA
- the sufD gene encoding Fe-S cluster assembly protein SufD, translating to MTTATPAAPPAPAFDEAALGRLVAASPLPGWATDTRRAAFAALAGLSLPDRRSENWMRTDLRLFRPQAWGLRDGAGGSAPDGLLPAAIVAGAGQEEDGARVAGVLAGRFVALDGTVVRAELDPDLARRGVRFGAAEAVLADSGELLREHWFTVIDPHADYFTALHAAFHRASAILYVPSGVKVAEPLHVLAALGPGGVDTSHVLVVLGEGAEATLLTETAGGGPAGSAGGLHCGGTEIVVGRGAFLRMVNLQNWSDGVWHFARQRAVIHHSGRLQWTLGALGSRLSQVAQDVALVGRGADAQVNGVMFTEGRRQLVYNTLQHHQAPACRSDLLYKGALQDRSRLVWRGMIKVDRAAQKTDGYQRNDNLMLSTEARADSIPGLEIEADDVRCTHGATSGRVDAEQIFYARARGLAADEAARLVVAGFFQQVFDRITIPPVREAFARAIGSRIRRIT from the coding sequence ATGACGACCGCGACTCCTGCCGCCCCCCCTGCCCCGGCGTTCGACGAAGCGGCGCTCGGCCGTCTCGTCGCCGCCAGCCCGCTCCCCGGCTGGGCGACCGACACGCGCCGGGCGGCGTTCGCCGCGCTGGCCGGCCTCTCCCTGCCCGACCGGCGCAGCGAGAACTGGATGCGCACCGACCTGCGGCTGTTCCGTCCGCAGGCCTGGGGACTGCGCGACGGGGCTGGGGGCAGCGCCCCCGACGGGCTGCTCCCCGCGGCGATCGTCGCCGGAGCCGGTCAGGAGGAGGACGGGGCCCGGGTGGCCGGCGTGTTGGCGGGGCGGTTCGTGGCCCTCGACGGCACGGTCGTCCGTGCCGAACTCGACCCCGACCTGGCGCGGCGCGGTGTCCGCTTCGGCGCCGCCGAGGCCGTGCTCGCCGACTCTGGTGAGCTCCTCCGCGAGCACTGGTTCACGGTCATCGATCCCCACGCCGACTACTTCACCGCGCTCCACGCCGCTTTCCACCGCGCTAGCGCCATCCTCTACGTCCCCTCCGGCGTGAAAGTGGCCGAGCCGCTCCACGTCCTGGCCGCACTCGGGCCGGGGGGGGTCGACACGTCGCACGTCCTCGTCGTCCTCGGCGAAGGGGCCGAGGCGACGCTCCTCACCGAGACCGCCGGCGGCGGTCCGGCCGGCAGCGCCGGCGGCCTGCACTGCGGTGGCACCGAGATCGTCGTCGGGCGCGGCGCCTTCCTGCGGATGGTGAACCTGCAGAATTGGAGCGACGGCGTCTGGCACTTCGCCCGCCAGCGGGCGGTGATCCACCACAGCGGCCGTCTTCAGTGGACGCTCGGGGCCCTCGGCAGCCGGCTCTCGCAGGTCGCCCAGGACGTCGCCCTCGTCGGCCGCGGGGCCGACGCCCAGGTCAACGGGGTGATGTTCACCGAGGGGCGGCGGCAGCTGGTCTACAACACGCTCCAGCACCACCAGGCCCCGGCCTGCCGGAGCGACCTGCTCTACAAGGGAGCCCTCCAGGACCGCTCGCGCCTCGTGTGGCGTGGGATGATCAAGGTCGACCGTGCCGCCCAGAAGACCGACGGCTACCAGCGCAACGACAACCTCATGCTCTCCACCGAGGCCCGTGCCGACTCGATCCCGGGCCTGGAGATCGAGGCCGACGACGTCCGCTGCACCCACGGGGCGACCAGCGGCCGGGTCGATGCCGAGCAGATCTTCTACGCCCGCGCCCGCGGCCTGGCGGCCGACGAGGCGGCGCGGCTGGTCGTCGCCGGATTCTTCCAGCAGGTCTTCGACCGGATCACGATCCCGCCGGTCCGCGAGGCCTTCGCCCGCGCGATCGGCAGCCGGATCCGCCGGATCACCTGA